The segment cccgacacatcgtctcatggtgatacactcatgtgtcaaatatggtatgcctatgtcaaagaacaaagaagttatggtccggacacgaatccattgtataaaaaaaaccaccttTAAATTTGACCTTTAGGTCAATGGTCAAGgttatatggaggtcatgaaggtacttgacacattgcttcatggtgatccacctgtgtgccaaatatggtatgcctatgtcaaagaacaaagaagttatggtccGGATACGAATCGattgtaaaaaacaaaacaaaacaaaaaacctttaattttgaccttgaggtcaagggtcaaggtcatatagaagtcatgaaggtacttgacacatcgtctcatggtgatccacctatgtgccaaatatggtatgcctatgtcaaagaacaaagaagttatggcccggacacgaactgcacagacagacggacagacagagtgatgcCTATATACCCtcctgaacttcgttcgcggggggtataattataaaAATGCGTTCTATTCTACACCTACATTTCACATCCATCACGTCGTAAAATCACGTGATGTTCCATGATGGTCTCTTTGAACACTGGACACGTGCTGTCCCCTGCAGTCTCCTGATTATTACCACTACCATTCTTCCCTGTTACAGATTAATCTTTGCTTACAACGTAAATGTTCTCACATAAGGACTGTAAAGCACCTGTCACATCCACCAAATCAACAGGTAACGAAAAGACAACATGCAAGTCCATAGGAATAGGAAATaggcagggggggggggggcttagaAACAAATGTCGGTGAAATCAGTAGTTTTTAAAGTGACAAAGCATTGTAataaaggtattgaatagaatACACACAGTATGATAATGTTTTCCTTTTTTCAACCCATTTTTGGAGTTCTATTCGtgcccccacccacccccacccccatcagAAAGTGCTTCCTACGGACCTGACATGTAAGCAAACATAAAGTGGATCTGTCTGattaaatacattgtatatcatttattaaatttctgaaattttgaGTATAGTGTTAGTTTGTAAGACATCttgaaaaatattatattatatatcattttctttaaagATATGTTAGATACATTGTTTTATGCAAACATGCCAATAAATACATGCAACTGCAACTTACCATCGAAACCACTGTTATAGTTGTTATAGTTAtaataatcattataataataacTGGTGGTTGTTTCAACATCAAGCTCCTTTGGTTCTGGTGTCGTACGTCGCGCATGCACGATGGGATCTCGTGGTAACGCTGGCCTAGGAGCAGGGTTGTTTAAAGGAACTCGTGCTGCGGGCATCACGGTTTTCCGCACTGATTTGTGGGTTGTTTTAGGAAGGACCGCTGCAGCTGAAGCAactggttgttgttgttttggtggTGACTGTACCATTGGTGTAGTAGGATCACCTATCAAAAGGCAATAACATGTTAACGAATTGTCCATGTTGAACGCAGACGAGTGTTACGTAAAATTTGCTTTTGAAATGCATTGATAACAActtaaattaatatatattcagtTATTGCTAAAGAGTGAAATACTGTTCAGTAATACGGTAATACAATAAGATTTATTCATAAACAATGAGAACAAAATATGGAAAACCTACCTTCAAAAgtctacaaaatatacaaccaaacttaatttttgtttgcttACTGCAACATTGTATCGTTTTCAtgcaatgcatgtacatgtattatatggCGTATTTAGATAGATAATAAATATATGTCACTAAAAACCAACAACACGCAACACCCAAAATGTCGGATCTGAAATATAGATACGAAGtgaaacaagaggtccatgggccatatcgctcacctgaactgcagttcctagcaataaacaaactTGAgtaaaactatcattatacaagctgcttggttcagaaaaaaaaaattcaaaggtaacgactaaaaattcattaattatcaaacttaattattaaacttgaatACAAATTCATCCATTATCATGTGCCGAGGTAGACGGATATGGTCTTTCATATTAataaatttcatctaaggatgctttgtgccaagtttggtcctatatacattcgcatgtaaaactttgatcccctattatatCTCcttcctaaccccaggggtcatgatttttacaaattcgaatctccactttgtcaggaagctttcatgtaaatttcagctcttctggcccagtggttctggttcttgagaagaatttttttaaatgaccccactctgtttttgcaatttttattaccactcctttgaagggagcatgacccttcatttgaacaaactcgaatccCCTTCAACAAAGGATGAtctgttccaagtttgattcaaattggcccagtggttcttgagaagaaggttttcCTATATGTCAgcacgtaaaactttgacccctttaTGTGGCTCCACCCTACCTTCCGGGGTCATGATCTGAAGAAATTTGAATCCACTCTAAATTAAGAAGTTTTCACTTAAATCTCTTCTTATATGGCATGGTGGTTcgtgagaagattttaaaaacattttccctatatattcgcatataaATTTGATCCTTACCGTGGCCCACCCTACCCCAGAGGTcattgttttaacaaacttaattctccactatgtcaagaagctttcgtgtaaatttcagctttcctggtccagtggttcttgataaaaaatttaaatggtTCCAccctaattttacatttttgtgattatctcctctttgaaggaagcatggcccttcatgcgaacaaacttgaatccctttcacGCAAGGACGATTTtttcaagtttgattgaaattggctcagtggttctggagaagaagacttcctatatatcagcatataaaactttgatccc is part of the Ostrea edulis chromosome 2, xbOstEdul1.1, whole genome shotgun sequence genome and harbors:
- the LOC125680212 gene encoding uncharacterized protein LOC125680212 → MHRGTGLLYIFLGLLVLLVSTAWSQKNNMSTPNGTGRTFPKTQATSSQVVKKGDPTTPMVQSPPKQQQPVASAAAVLPKTTHKSVRKTVMPAARVPLNNPAPRPALPRDPIVHARRTTPEPKELDVETTTSYYYNDYYNYNNYNSGFDGKNGSGNNQETAGDSTCPVFKETIMEHHVILRRDGCEIILSQDDALRWFGRPTRPLVYSRKFL